From Bradyrhizobium sp. 4:
GTGTTAATGCATCGGGCCCCTCACCATTTTGGCTCTCTATCCGACGATCTTCTCCAGGACCGCCATCAACGCCTCCGGCGCCGTGACATTCGGTGCATGGCTCGCGTCGAGTTCGAAAGTGCGCCAGCCATCCTCGCTCTTGGTGCGCTTCGCAAACTGCCCGAACACGTCGCCCGGCGGAATGCGCGTGCAATAGATGTAGCTGCGCGGCATCACCGGCTCGCCATGTTCGAGCTTCAGCTTCGTCTCGAAACATTTGATCGGCATGTTGATCCGGCGCGCGTTGAGCCAGTCGAGATCGGCCTGCGGCGTGTCCGGCGGCGGCGGGTTCGGCAGGATGCGGTAGCCGTCGCCTGAGCTTGCAGCCTTGCGCATCGGCTCGCGCCCGCCCTCATGGAGATCGAACAGCGATTGGCCGTCACGCGGCACGAAGGCGTCGAGGTAGATCAATTGCGTCACCCGCTCGCGCGCGCGATCGGCGACGCCGGTGGCGACCATGCCACCATAGCTGTGGCCGAGCAGCACGATGTCCTCGAGGTCCTCGAACCTGATGACATTGAGAATGTCCTGGATATGCGTATCGAGATCGATCGCGGGACTGGCCAGATGCGCGCGCTCGCCGAGGCCGGTATAGGTCGGCGCAATCAGGCGATGGCCGGCCTGCGCCATCAGCGGATGCATCTTCTTCCAGGCCCACCCGCCGGACCACGCGCCGTGACAAAGCAGGAAGGTTTTTGAGCGTGCGACCATCGGCGTTTCCATCGTTCTTGTTTGTACGATGGAGTGTAGCGGCCGGTCTCGCGATGTAAACGCTACGGCCCCTTAAGCCGCGCGCGTGTTCACCTTGACGAAAACGGGTGCACCCTGACCAGCTTCGCGCCGCAGCTTGCCCGCCTCAAAACCGTGCATGCCGATCTGCCATTGCAGCCCGACGATGGCGCCCTTGGTCGGCTGCAGCAGCGCAAGCGAAGCGAACAAGGTCACCGGCAGCCACACCGCCAGTTGCAGCCAGACGGCCGGCGCATAGGCGGTCTCGACCGCGAGGATTGCCGGCACCACGAGATGGCCGACGACGACCATCACGAGATAGGCCGGGAAATCGTCGGCGCGCTGGTGAAACAGCTCCTCGCCGCAATGGTCGCAGGTATCCGCCACCTTCAGGAAACGGCCGAACGCGTGCCCCTCGCCGCAATTGGGGCATTTGCCCAAGAAACCGCGCCACATCGCTTTCGTGAGAGAGACTGAACCGGTCGCCATGACCCCACCTCTTCCTTTTCTACGATCCATACAATAAGATCTTGCATCCATACATTCAAAGGATATGGACCTTAATTGCATGGATTGGACCCCTACAATCTCGGAGCTGAGCGGGCCGCGCTATCAGCGCATCGTCGAGGCCATGGAGGCCGACATCGCCGCCGGCCGGCTGGTGCGCGGCCAACAATTGCCGACGCAGCGGGCGCTGGCAAAGGCGCTCGGCATCGATCTCACCACGGTGACGCGCGCCTACACCGAGGCGCGGCGCCGCGGCATCATGGAGGCCCGGGTCGGCCAGGGCTCGTTCGTGTCGGAGACCAGCGCGCGCCGCGCGGTCGATCTGCCGCATCCCGTCGCGATCGACCTCTCGATGAACGTGCCGCCGCAACCTCTCGAAGCGCAACTCGACGAGCGCATCATCGCCGGGATGGAAGCCATCCGCGCGCAATCGGGCCTGACGGCGCATCTCAACTACCAGCCGCCCGGCGGCAGCGCACACGAGCGCGAGGTCGCCGCGCGATGGATGCGCGCACGCGTGCCGCATGCGCATGCCGACAGGCTCGTGATCTTTCCCGGCGCGCAGACGATCCTGTTCAGCCTGCTCGCCCACCTCGCCCGGCCCGGCGACGTGGTGCTGACGGAGGCGCTCACCTTTCCCGGCATCAAGGCCGCCGCGGCGCGGCTCGGCGTCAAGCTCGTCGGCGTCGCCATGGACGACGGCGGCATCCTGGCCGACGCGCTGGCGAAGGCCTGCCGCACGCATAGACCGAAAGCGGTCTATCTCATTCCGACGCTGCACAATCCGACCACTGCGACGCTTCTCCCCGAGCGCCGCAGCGCTCTCGCAAAGATCATCAAAGATGCCGATACGATTCTGATCGAGGACGACGCCTACGGGCTGCTCGATCGGTCGGCATCGCCGATCGCCAATCTCATTCCGGAACGGACATATCTCGCAACCACGCTGTCAAAATGCATCGCGCCCGCGCTACGGGTCGCCTATCTGGTGACGCCAGATAACAGCTCGCAGCGGCAGATGCGCAACTCTTTGCAGGCGACGGTGCAGATGCCGGCACCGCTGATGGTCGCGCTGGTGACGCATTGGATCGAGACCGGCATCGCCGACCGCATCATCACCGCGATCAGGAGCGAGGCCGTCGGCCGGCAGCAGCTCGCGCAACGCGCGCTGAAAGGCTTCGAGTTCCAGGCCAAGTCCGCCGCTCACCATCTATGGCTGCGGCTGCCGGAGGACCGTCCCGACGTCGCGGCACATCTGCTACGGAATGGACTGGCAGTCGTCGCCGGCGAGGCCTTCACCGTCGACGGGACCGCGCCACACGCGGCGCGCGTCTCGCTAGGCGCGGCGCGCAACAGGGCGGAATTGACGGAAGCACTGCGCATCCTGGTCGGCGCGCTGCACAGGCCCGCCGACACCAGACAGATCGTCTAGCAACAGCCTATTGATGCTGGCGGCGATGCCGCGAGCGCACGACCGGCGCGACGGGGGACGGATAGGCCGCATAGGCTTCGCTCGGCGCGAAGGACTCGCCGCGAGCCCCGCGCGCGGCGGGCGTGAGCTGGCCGCCATTCAGAACGTCGCGGTCCGGATGGGCAGCCTGATAGGCCGCAGGCTCGGAAAACTGGGCCTGCGCCATTGTCGGCATCAAGGCCGCCGCCGCCACTAGCGCGGCCGCGACGGCAATCTTCGTGCGGGTCATCGTCCTTCTCCATACGCTCATTCGGGAAATCACCGATCGAACCGCATGATGGCGTCGAACGGACCCCCCGGTTTAAGTACGAGCATCATCTAGGGCCTGTCTTTCGCGAACGCCCGCCGCTGGGGATCACGCTTGCGTGCGGTTTTGAAATTGACCTGCACGGCCGCAGCTGTGCTATGCGAGCAATGGCGATCAACAGTTCGGGATCGCCCAGGCGACAGGGACTATCTGTTGGAAATACTCACCTACGCGCTGCTGCTGCTCGGCGCACTGGCCGGGGGCTTCGTCTCGGGCCTTGCCGGATTCGGCACGGCGCTGATGGCGCTCGGCATCTGGCTCTACGTGCTGCCGCCCTCGCTCGCGGTGCCGCTGGTGCTGATCTGCTCGGTGATCGCGCAGAGCTCGACGCTGCCCTCGATGTGGAAAAGTTTTGATCTCTCGCTGGTCTGGCCGTTCCTGATTGGAGGACTGATCGGCGTGCCGCTGGGCACCATGCTGGTCGCCTCCGCCGATCCAAAAGTGTTCAAGCTGAGCGTCGGCGTGCTGATCCTTGTGTTTTCGACCGCGCTCTATCTGAACAAGCGGCCCCTCGCCGTCACCTTCGGCGGCCGCATTGCCGACGGCGCGATCGGCTTTGCCGGCGGCATATTAGGTGGCCTTGCCGGACTGTCGGGGCCGCTTCCGATCCTGTGGGCCAACATCCGCGGCTGGAACAAGCACGAGCGGCGCGGCATCTTCCAGCTCTTCAATTTCACCGTGCTGGCCGCCGCTTTGGTGTTGCAGACCGCCTCGGGCCTCGTCGCGTTCAAGGTGATCTGGCTCGCGGTGATCGCATTTCCGGGCACGCTGATCGGCGCATGGGCCGGCGCGCGCGTCTACCACGCGCTGAGCGACAAGCATTTTGGCGATGTCGTGCTCGGTCTCTTGTTCCTGTCGGGCCTCGGCCTGGTCTGGAACAGTTTGGGCACGCACTAGCTCCGTATTGTCTTCGCGGCGAGCGCCATGCCGCCGGCAACGCCGACTCCAAGCACGTAGATCCAGCCCTCGGCGAAATCGAACAGATGCGAGTTGAGCAGCGAGGAGAGCAAGTTCTGCACCATGACCAGAAGGCCCACCCAGCAGGCCAGC
This genomic window contains:
- a CDS encoding sulfite exporter TauE/SafE family protein, which produces MEILTYALLLLGALAGGFVSGLAGFGTALMALGIWLYVLPPSLAVPLVLICSVIAQSSTLPSMWKSFDLSLVWPFLIGGLIGVPLGTMLVASADPKVFKLSVGVLILVFSTALYLNKRPLAVTFGGRIADGAIGFAGGILGGLAGLSGPLPILWANIRGWNKHERRGIFQLFNFTVLAAALVLQTASGLVAFKVIWLAVIAFPGTLIGAWAGARVYHALSDKHFGDVVLGLLFLSGLGLVWNSLGTH
- a CDS encoding DUF983 domain-containing protein: MDRRKGRGGVMATGSVSLTKAMWRGFLGKCPNCGEGHAFGRFLKVADTCDHCGEELFHQRADDFPAYLVMVVVGHLVVPAILAVETAYAPAVWLQLAVWLPVTLFASLALLQPTKGAIVGLQWQIGMHGFEAGKLRREAGQGAPVFVKVNTRAA
- a CDS encoding alpha/beta hydrolase, which translates into the protein MVARSKTFLLCHGAWSGGWAWKKMHPLMAQAGHRLIAPTYTGLGERAHLASPAIDLDTHIQDILNVIRFEDLEDIVLLGHSYGGMVATGVADRARERVTQLIYLDAFVPRDGQSLFDLHEGGREPMRKAASSGDGYRILPNPPPPDTPQADLDWLNARRINMPIKCFETKLKLEHGEPVMPRSYIYCTRIPPGDVFGQFAKRTKSEDGWRTFELDASHAPNVTAPEALMAVLEKIVG
- a CDS encoding PLP-dependent aminotransferase family protein, encoding MDWTPTISELSGPRYQRIVEAMEADIAAGRLVRGQQLPTQRALAKALGIDLTTVTRAYTEARRRGIMEARVGQGSFVSETSARRAVDLPHPVAIDLSMNVPPQPLEAQLDERIIAGMEAIRAQSGLTAHLNYQPPGGSAHEREVAARWMRARVPHAHADRLVIFPGAQTILFSLLAHLARPGDVVLTEALTFPGIKAAAARLGVKLVGVAMDDGGILADALAKACRTHRPKAVYLIPTLHNPTTATLLPERRSALAKIIKDADTILIEDDAYGLLDRSASPIANLIPERTYLATTLSKCIAPALRVAYLVTPDNSSQRQMRNSLQATVQMPAPLMVALVTHWIETGIADRIITAIRSEAVGRQQLAQRALKGFEFQAKSAAHHLWLRLPEDRPDVAAHLLRNGLAVVAGEAFTVDGTAPHAARVSLGAARNRAELTEALRILVGALHRPADTRQIV